Proteins encoded in a region of the Ignavibacteriales bacterium genome:
- a CDS encoding T9SS type A sorting domain-containing protein produces the protein MYANGGILLKSTDGGYTWQDQNRPVFQIISLSPYDDKIMFGIDYDNSLIKSLDSGNTYYTVDTANWDSGSQMYFDPDGVHIYCVSNGYNYNFMKLSTGGGEPFSWVIKKQSDIPIYLSNDSEIPGFIFYANGKNIYKSNDFGITFNLYKTLERNIVGIYKKPNEDKLYAATKYKIYEITNNSMIVLKSLPIPSDVFDWFPLAIGNKWVYNITSLNYYCWPDTQYVKSFEITKDTLISGIRYFKFEPPLRYEYKFIRIDSLDGHLKTLYNFFGYYDTIEISIYDFLMEVGDTVYLNPQEQLPDAYYLASEETNFVLGENRVVRTLYPISFYFPQYSLAYQIGYLGNYSCEFGGSSSYLKGCIINGIVYGDTTVTSVKEDQTVPKEFVLYQNFPNPFNPSTAIDYDLPVSSRVTLKIFDILGREIETLVDEFQQAGSHSAQYLSNAELPSGVYFYQLAIDGGAKNFISVKKMMLLK, from the coding sequence ATGTATGCTAACGGAGGAATTCTATTAAAAAGTACAGATGGTGGTTATACCTGGCAGGATCAGAATCGTCCCGTCTTTCAAATTATTTCGCTTTCGCCTTATGATGATAAAATTATGTTTGGAATTGATTACGACAATTCTCTAATCAAATCGCTAGATTCGGGAAATACATACTATACGGTGGATACAGCAAATTGGGATAGTGGTTCTCAAATGTACTTTGATCCCGATGGAGTCCATATTTATTGTGTTTCAAACGGTTATAATTACAATTTCATGAAACTGTCCACAGGAGGAGGGGAACCATTTAGCTGGGTAATTAAAAAGCAATCTGATATTCCAATTTACTTAAGTAATGATTCGGAAATTCCCGGGTTCATTTTTTATGCTAATGGAAAAAATATTTATAAGTCGAATGATTTTGGAATCACATTTAATCTATATAAAACTCTTGAACGAAATATTGTCGGCATATACAAGAAACCTAATGAGGATAAACTTTATGCTGCAACAAAATATAAAATTTATGAGATAACTAATAATTCGATGATAGTATTAAAATCATTACCGATCCCTTCGGATGTTTTTGATTGGTTTCCACTTGCAATTGGGAATAAGTGGGTTTATAATATTACGTCCCTTAATTATTATTGCTGGCCTGATACTCAGTATGTAAAATCTTTTGAGATCACAAAAGATACTTTGATTTCAGGGATTAGATATTTCAAGTTTGAACCACCGCTTCGTTATGAATATAAATTTATAAGAATAGACTCACTTGACGGTCACTTAAAAACATTATACAATTTTTTTGGTTATTACGACACTATTGAAATTTCAATTTACGATTTCTTGATGGAGGTTGGCGACACTGTTTATCTAAATCCTCAAGAGCAATTGCCTGATGCTTATTACCTCGCTTCTGAGGAAACCAACTTTGTATTGGGAGAAAATCGTGTAGTGCGGACACTTTACCCAATTTCGTTTTATTTTCCCCAATATTCCTTAGCATATCAAATAGGATATTTAGGTAATTACAGTTGTGAGTTTGGTGGTTCTAGCAGCTATTTAAAGGGATGTATTATTAACGGAATCGTTTACGGAGATACTACAGTAACTTCCGTTAAAGAAGATCAAACTGTACCAAAAGAGTTTGTACTTTATCAAAATTTTCCCAACCCCTTCAATCCAAGTACTGCCATAGATTATGATTTGCCTGTAAGCAGCCGAGTTACTTTAAAAATATTTGATATACTTGGAAGAGAAATAGAAACGCTTGTTGATGAATTTCAGCAGGCGGGGAGTCATAGCGCTCAATACTTAAGCAATGCAGAACTCCCAAGCGGCGTATATTTTTATCAGTTAGCAATTGACGGCGGAGCTAAAAATTTTATTTCCGTAAAAAAGATGATGCTCTTGAAATGA
- the lgt gene encoding prolipoprotein diacylglyceryl transferase — translation MYPELFKIGPLTVYSYGLMLGISFILGSYFLNKQIERKKLDPNIATETTLLAIVFGVAGGKLFHLFEHWKQFIADPIGMAFSPGGLTFYGGLILAIIAIYIYIRRKKIPFLVLADAAAPSLALSYGIGRIGCHLAGDGDYGIPTDLPWGMVYSNGTVPPSAIFNTEEMAKQFPSIMDKFPNGVPDTAPLHPTPLYEFIVGIMLFYLLWKLSKKDWMDGKLFMLYLMLSGTSRLLVEFIRLNPRLMFGLSEAQLISVGLIVIGIAGWFHFMYHKELVKFVPPPLKPKAVKK, via the coding sequence ATGTATCCGGAATTATTTAAGATTGGACCACTAACAGTTTACAGCTATGGTTTGATGCTCGGTATCTCCTTCATTCTTGGCAGTTATTTCCTAAATAAGCAAATTGAAAGAAAGAAGCTTGATCCGAATATTGCGACTGAAACAACCCTGCTTGCAATAGTTTTCGGTGTGGCGGGGGGAAAACTTTTTCATCTATTTGAACACTGGAAACAATTTATTGCAGATCCGATTGGAATGGCATTCTCTCCCGGCGGCTTAACATTTTACGGCGGACTAATCCTCGCCATCATTGCGATTTATATTTACATCCGCAGAAAGAAAATTCCTTTTCTCGTTCTTGCCGACGCTGCTGCACCTTCACTTGCATTGTCTTACGGTATTGGACGAATCGGCTGCCACCTTGCCGGCGATGGTGATTATGGTATTCCAACTGATCTTCCCTGGGGAATGGTTTATTCAAATGGCACTGTCCCTCCATCAGCAATCTTTAATACAGAAGAAATGGCAAAACAATTTCCATCAATAATGGATAAATTCCCAAACGGTGTTCCCGATACAGCACCGCTTCATCCAACCCCCCTTTATGAATTTATAGTTGGCATCATGCTTTTTTATCTCTTGTGGAAATTGAGTAAAAAAGATTGGATGGATGGAAAACTTTTTATGCTCTACTTGATGCTCTCCGGTACTTCAAGACTGCTTGTTGAATTTATTAGGTTGAACCCACGATTGATGTTTGGACTTTCGGAAGCGCAGCTTATTTCAGTCGGATTGATAGTAATTGGCATTGCCGGCTGGTTCCATTTTATGTATCACAAAGAACTAGTTAAGTTTGTGCCTCCACCTTTAAAACCAAAAGCAGTTAAGAAATAA
- a CDS encoding histidine--tRNA ligase, translating into MIKAITGTKDILPNDIPKWNYIQNIVEKVFRQFNYKEIRTPIFEETILFARGIGEQTDIVGKEMYSFKDRSETSITLRPENTAGVVRAFIEQSLGAQQSLNKLYYIGAMFRQERPQAGRLRQFHQFGAEALGSTSPLLDGEMIEVAYQILIKLGLKNLVVKINSLGVPEVREKYKIELRKFLLDKKDKLSEESRKRFDTNILRIFDSKIEVDKQIMKDAPLLLDYLDEQSKNDFAIVKSYLTNVEIPFEVDTTLVRGLDYYTKTTFEIVSGSVGSQSALCGGGRYDLLVQELGGKFTPAVGFAAGMERILLACENEKSFSVPDDSIDVYLIRIDPKPEHELDLELELLITTLASKLRKENLSCDYDYHERSVKAQMREANKYNAKFVLFVGGDEFKNGQVNLKNMKTGEQTLIKLNSLSSIVDAVKNNLQSK; encoded by the coding sequence ATGATTAAAGCAATTACCGGTACAAAAGATATTCTACCAAACGATATTCCGAAATGGAATTATATTCAAAACATTGTTGAAAAAGTTTTCCGTCAGTTTAATTACAAGGAAATTCGTACACCCATCTTCGAGGAAACAATTCTTTTTGCACGCGGTATAGGCGAGCAAACTGATATCGTTGGTAAAGAAATGTATTCATTTAAAGATCGAAGTGAAACGAGCATAACATTGAGACCTGAAAATACTGCCGGAGTTGTTCGTGCTTTTATTGAACAATCACTTGGGGCGCAGCAGTCATTAAACAAGCTTTACTACATCGGTGCGATGTTCAGGCAGGAGCGTCCGCAGGCAGGAAGACTCAGACAGTTTCATCAGTTCGGTGCAGAAGCTTTAGGGAGCACTTCTCCGCTGCTGGATGGCGAAATGATTGAAGTTGCTTATCAAATATTAATTAAGCTCGGATTAAAAAACTTAGTCGTCAAAATTAATTCGCTTGGTGTGCCCGAAGTTAGAGAGAAATACAAAATTGAACTGCGCAAATTTCTGTTAGACAAAAAAGATAAACTATCCGAAGAAAGCAGGAAAAGATTTGACACAAATATTCTGCGGATCTTTGACAGCAAGATTGAGGTTGATAAACAGATAATGAAAGATGCCCCATTGCTTTTAGATTATCTTGATGAACAAAGTAAAAATGATTTTGCAATTGTAAAAAGTTACCTAACAAATGTTGAAATTCCATTCGAAGTTGATACCACACTTGTACGAGGGTTAGATTACTACACAAAGACAACTTTTGAAATAGTAAGCGGAAGTGTTGGTTCACAAAGCGCATTGTGCGGTGGGGGAAGATACGATTTACTTGTTCAGGAACTTGGCGGCAAATTTACACCGGCAGTTGGTTTTGCTGCAGGGATGGAGCGCATTCTACTTGCTTGTGAAAATGAAAAATCATTCAGTGTCCCTGACGATTCAATTGATGTTTATTTAATTCGTATTGATCCAAAACCTGAACATGAACTTGATCTTGAACTTGAACTGCTAATCACCACCCTCGCATCAAAGTTACGTAAAGAAAATTTAAGCTGTGATTACGATTATCACGAACGAAGCGTAAAAGCACAAATGCGCGAGGCAAATAAGTACAATGCAAAGTTTGTTCTGTTTGTCGGCGGTGATGAATTTAAAAATGGTCAGGTGAATTTGAAGAACATGAAAACAGGTGAACAAACTTTAATCAAATTAAATAGTTTATCATCAATCGTTGATGCAGTTAAAAATAATTTGCAATCCAAATAG
- the rlmB gene encoding 23S rRNA (guanosine(2251)-2'-O)-methyltransferase RlmB, with translation MQLIIGRKPVLEAINSGAELEQVVISYGQTGGIIETIIIACKKKGIKCNQISTSKFSALVTSQNSQGVAAIKTQQKYFTLTQLIIDSKKSAYPLILILDSIQDTHNVGAILRTADCVGVDGVIITKHNSAPINETVAKTSAGAIEHLKVCPVTNLADAIRELKDKGFWIVGSSLQNSKPYTKVDYKIPIALILGNEEKGIRRLTADSCDILVNIPMKGKIQSLNVSVAAGVLLFEILRQRSG, from the coding sequence ATGCAATTAATCATTGGCAGAAAACCGGTTCTCGAAGCAATCAACTCCGGTGCCGAACTTGAACAAGTTGTTATATCTTATGGACAAACTGGCGGCATAATCGAGACTATAATTATAGCTTGCAAGAAAAAAGGGATTAAGTGTAATCAAATCTCCACTTCAAAATTTTCGGCTCTTGTTACAAGTCAAAACTCACAGGGTGTGGCTGCTATAAAAACTCAACAAAAATATTTTACATTAACGCAGCTCATAATTGATTCAAAAAAATCAGCCTACCCTTTAATATTAATCTTAGATTCCATTCAGGATACACATAACGTTGGGGCGATACTACGAACAGCGGACTGTGTCGGGGTGGATGGTGTGATAATTACAAAACACAACAGCGCACCGATAAATGAAACTGTTGCAAAAACTTCTGCAGGTGCAATCGAACATTTGAAAGTTTGTCCGGTTACAAATCTTGCAGATGCTATTCGTGAATTAAAAGATAAGGGCTTTTGGATTGTTGGTTCGTCACTCCAAAATTCAAAGCCATATACAAAAGTTGATTATAAAATTCCAATCGCTTTAATTTTAGGCAACGAAGAAAAAGGCATTCGACGATTAACTGCTGATAGTTGTGACATACTGGTGAACATTCCGATGAAGGGAAAAATTCAATCATTGAATGTGTCAGTTGCTGCGGGCGTTCTATTATTCGAGATATTACGTCAGCGCAGTGGCTAA
- a CDS encoding PTS sugar transporter subunit IIA — protein sequence MKVTDILTENFIIAELQSNQKNEAINELLELFRSDDRVLDFEKMKESVLEREKIMSTGVGKGFAIPHGKTSGVKEILAAFGKSTKPIEYDSLDGKPVQLLFLLIGRENMVSAHIKLLSRISRMMNRDEFRQKLIDAKSSAEILDYFRQEEINYFDV from the coding sequence ATGAAAGTTACAGATATACTAACCGAAAATTTTATAATTGCTGAACTTCAAAGCAATCAAAAAAATGAAGCAATAAATGAACTGCTTGAGTTATTCAGATCCGATGATCGTGTATTGGATTTTGAAAAAATGAAGGAGTCGGTTTTAGAAAGGGAAAAAATAATGTCCACAGGGGTGGGGAAAGGATTTGCAATACCGCACGGCAAAACTTCAGGAGTAAAAGAGATACTCGCTGCATTTGGAAAATCTACGAAGCCTATTGAATACGATTCACTTGACGGCAAACCGGTACAGTTACTTTTTTTATTGATCGGAAGAGAAAATATGGTAAGCGCACATATAAAACTTCTCAGTCGCATTTCCCGCATGATGAATAGAGATGAATTCAGACAAAAACTTATTGATGCAAAATCTTCTGCTGAAATACTTGATTATTTCAGACAGGAAGAAATAAATTACTTCGATGTCTGA
- a CDS encoding methionyl-tRNA formyltransferase: MSIVFLGTPDFAIPSIKILLDNHHQIPAIVTTPDKERGRGQKISFTPVKQFAMDHNIPVYQPKKLKGNQEFVEQMKSLNPDLFVVVAFRILPKEIFEIPKFGSFNLHGSFLPKYRGAAPIQWALINGDTETGLTTFKLAEKVDTGNIYLQEKVFIRADDNFESLHDRMSLLGAELVLKTIQLIESGNFQLKNQDDLLASPAPKITKEICRIDWHKSAKDIHNLIRGLSPYPAAFFTFNNKVFKIFKTEIVSNLNLSPFQIHQTKTELIIGCGNNAIRILEIQLEGKKRMSIEEFLRGFSFHTADNL; this comes from the coding sequence ATGAGTATTGTGTTTCTTGGAACTCCTGATTTTGCTATTCCATCTATAAAAATTCTTTTAGATAATCACCATCAGATTCCTGCAATCGTTACTACACCTGATAAAGAGCGAGGAAGGGGACAGAAAATTTCATTCACTCCGGTTAAACAATTTGCGATGGATCATAATATTCCGGTTTATCAACCGAAAAAATTAAAAGGCAATCAAGAATTTGTTGAGCAGATGAAAAGTCTAAATCCGGATTTATTTGTGGTTGTAGCTTTCAGGATATTGCCGAAAGAAATTTTTGAGATTCCTAAGTTTGGTTCCTTTAACCTGCATGGTTCATTTCTGCCAAAATATCGTGGAGCTGCACCGATTCAGTGGGCATTAATAAACGGGGATACTGAAACAGGACTTACAACTTTTAAACTTGCAGAAAAAGTTGATACCGGAAATATCTATCTTCAGGAAAAAGTTTTTATACGCGCTGATGATAATTTTGAATCACTACACGATAGAATGAGTCTGCTTGGTGCAGAGCTTGTATTAAAAACTATTCAGCTAATTGAATCCGGTAATTTTCAATTGAAGAATCAAGATGATTTGTTAGCATCCCCCGCACCAAAAATTACAAAAGAGATTTGCCGTATAGACTGGCATAAATCTGCGAAAGATATTCATAACCTAATACGTGGACTTTCGCCTTATCCGGCGGCATTTTTTACTTTTAACAATAAAGTCTTTAAAATATTTAAGACTGAAATTGTATCTAACCTTAATCTTTCACCATTCCAAATTCATCAAACAAAAACTGAATTGATCATAGGCTGTGGGAATAATGCAATCAGAATTCTTGAAATTCAATTGGAAGGAAAAAAGCGCATGAGCATAGAGGAGTTTTTGAGAGGATTCAGTTTTCATACCGCAGATAATTTATAA